A genomic window from Anopheles ziemanni chromosome X, idAnoZiCoDA_A2_x.2, whole genome shotgun sequence includes:
- the LOC131290636 gene encoding uncharacterized protein LOC131290636, with protein sequence MLSGPSAAGPQPTGTTITVRNLVTSLNPLKRMKLKENQAFATAHAPSEELVKRKLPLGNYVSAANIMPTGGRNAEVQFLLREKMFGAVPSVDSSSSSSSVGVVGGKGRKRNSGVEQKGAASAVERRNARERNRVQQVNNGFAALRQRIPDEIAEAFEAGTTARGMHKKLSKVETLRMAVEYIKSLERLLECSGAAFTDEVLPRDSQLPATPPPEPVGHPTNFFLAIKPRVIGKPSGPVAGVASHAMEAGPLEAGLDQTQITIINGHQYMRIPGTNTFQYLDPERLYDEDLESSTGLDFSEDSGTRGQLLLDEEDGADEEEDVDDELSESALALSPQSNFTPDSDGKRDVDSFYHALPPKPLPTTAGEDLGFDQQQYEDLMLIKSELEDEADLTEDPAFISWIETSQQLQIQQQLQQQLQQQLQQHQSILD encoded by the exons ATGCTGTCCGGACCGTCGGCGGCGGGACCGCAGCCCACCGGCACGACCATCACCGTGCGCAATCTCGTCACCTCGCTCAACCCTCTGAAGCGGATGAAGCTGAAGGAGAACCAAGCGTTCGCGACCGCTCACGCGCCCTCCGAGGAGCTGGTGAAGCGCAAGCTGCCGTTGGGGAACTACGTCAGCGCCGCCAACATCATGCCCACCGGAGGGCGCAACGCCGAGGTGCAGTTCCTGCTGCGGGAGAAGATGTTCGGAGCTGTACCGTCGGTggatagcagcagcagcagcagcagtgttGGGGTTGTCGGTGGCAAGGGACGCAAGCGGAACTCGGGCGTGGAGCAGAAGGGTGCCGCCTCGGCGGTCGAGCGTCGTAATGCGCGCGAGCGCAACCGGGTCCAGCAGGTCAACAACGGGTTTGCGGCCCTGCGCCAGCGCATCCCGGACGAGATTGCTGAGGCGTTCGAGGCGGGAACGACGGCTCGCGGGATGCACAAGAAGCTGAGCAAGGTGGAGACGCTGCGGATGGCGGTGGAGTACATCAAGAGCCTGGAGCGGCTGCTCGAGTGCTCCGGTGCAGCGTTCACCGACGAGGTACTCCCGAGGGACAGCCAGCTGCCGGCGACGCCGCCTCCGGAGCCGGTCGGCCATCCGACGAACTTCTTCCTTGCCATTAAGCCGCGTGTCATCGGGAAGCCGAGCGGTCCGGTGGCGGGAGTCGCAAGCCACGCCATGGAAGCCGGCCCCCTGGAGGCCGGGCTCGATCAAACGCAaatcaccatcatcaacgGGCATCAGTACATGCGCATTCCGGGTACGAACACGTTCCAATATCTCGACCCGGAGCGCCTCTACGACGAGGACCTGGAGTCGTCCACCGGGCTGGACTTCAGCGAGGACTCCGGGACCCGCGGGCAGCTACTGCTCGACGAGGAGGATGGCGCggatgaggaggaggacgtcgacgacgagctCAGCGAGTCGGCCCTCGCGCTTTCGCCGCAGAGTAACTTCACCCCGGACTCGGACGGGAAGCGCGATGTCGACTCATTCTATCACGCACTACCG CCAAAGCCACTTCCAACGACGGCCGGCGAAGACCTCGGTTTCGATCAGCAGCAGTACGAAGACCTGATGCTGATCAAGTCCGAGCTCGAGGACGAAGCGGACCTCACCGAGGACCCGGCGTTCATCAGCTGGATCGAGACGAGCCAGCAGCTCCAgatccagcagcagctccagcagcagctccagcagcagcttcaaCAGCACCAGAGCATTCTGGACTAG